A segment of the Streptomyces sp. L2 genome:
GAGGCCGAGCCGGCCGGTGCGACGCCGGTCACCTCCCCGGTGACGGCGTCGACGCGGTAGGCGTGGACGCGGTGCGGCCCCACCGTCTCGATGGTGACCGACCAGACCGTGCGGCCCGTGGCGTCCTTCTCCAGCCGGACGTCGGTCACCTTCCCGTACTCCGGCATCCGCACCCGGTCGACCGCCTCCTCGGGCAGCAGCTTCGCGCCGGCGACCAGCGTGCCGGTGCGCGTCTTCGAGGCGGCCGACTGACCGGCTGGCACGTCCGCCCCCAGCACGTCGCCCCCGGCGGCCCCGACGCGGACGAGGTGTTCGGTGCCGTCCTCGGTGGCGACGCTCGTCCGCCACACCGGGGCGACGGTGTTCACCCGGCTCAGCCCGACGGAGACCAGCCTGCTGCCGGACACCTCGTCCAGCGCCTTGCGGATGGCCCGGTCGTACTCCGTCTCCACCTGGGGCAGGACCTCGGAAGGGTGCGTCGGCGGCGGGCCGCTGCACGCGGCGGCGGTACCGGCGAGCAACGCCGCCGCCACGACGAACCCGAACCGGCGGCGCCGTCCGGTCCTGCTCCCTGGGGGATGGGCCATGGTGCGTGCCTGCCTTCCTGTCCCGGCCGCGCTGCCGCTCGTGAGGTTCCCGCGGTTTCCCGCCGGCACCGGGGTACGCCCGCAGCCGTTTCCCAAACCGCCCGAGCCCGCGGACGTCACCACCGACCCGCCCGGGCGGGCCACCACGTGTGCGGCCAGGGGGAGGTCACCCCCGGCCGCGCCGCGTCACGACGTCCCGCAGGCGGTCCAGCGGTCCCCAGGCCGGCGCGGTGACCTTGACCAGCGGCGCCGACCGAGGTGAGCGCGGGCGCGGCCTGGTCGGTGCCGACTCCTCCGTGGGCCGTACGCCGGAGCCCGCCGCGCGCAGCACGTCGGGCGGGCACAGTGCCTGCAACCGGGGGAAGACCAGTTGCTCCTGCTCCAGCACATGCCGCGTGACCCCGGCCCCGGCGGCCAGCAGCAGCTCCACGAACTCCTCGCCGCGCGGATCCGCGGCCTCCAGCGCGCTGAGGGTCCATTCGAGTTCCCGGCCCTCGGCGAGCTGCGCTTCGACCCAGTCGTCGCCGTCCACGACGTACCGGCGCACGGTGGGATGCAGGTGCTCCCGCTCCGCCACCAGATGGCGTACGGCACTGATGCTGATCCGCTCCACCAGCGACGTCCGTTCGGCGCTGCCGGGCGCGGCGGAGCGCACCTGGTCGAAGAGGCGCTGGATCCGCTGGTGGTCCGCGGTGAGTTCCCCGAGCATGCCGCTCTCGCTCTCCACTGAAAGGCTCCCTGCCGGCGCGTGACCCCGGCGCTCTCGCCGGGCTGCCGCGGCCGGCGCCGGCCGGCCGCTGCCGCACCCCGGGTGCCCTCATCGCCCCCGCGTCATGCCTCGGCTTGGCCGCCCGGGATTGAAAGACGAGCGGCTCGGGTACCCCCGCGCCCGCCGCACGACCGCCGGGCCGTGCGGCGCGAACCGTGGGCCGACGTGGAGGAGCGTGGTGCGGGCGTGCTGCTGCGACGACGCAGGGCGAGGGTACGGGCGAGGGGGCGGCAGGCCGGGTTCCAGACCTATGTCGTGGCCGACCGGCGTGCGCCGGTGTCGGAGCTGGCGAACCAGTTGCTGCGCAAGGCCTTCCCCGACCACTGGTCGTTCTTCCTGGGCGAGATCGCCCTCTACAGCTTCATCGTGCTGGTGGTGACCGGCACCTATCTGACCCTCTACTTCGACCCGAGCCTGGCCGAGGTGCCGTACCGCGGTTCGTACGAGCCGCTGCAGGGGCTCCTCGTCTCCAAGGCCTACGAGTCGACGCTCCACCTGAGCTTCGACGTGCGCGGCGGCCTGCTGATCCGTCAGATGCACCACTGGTCCGCGCTGGTGTTCGTGGCCGCCATCGGCGTGCACATGCTGCGGATCTTCTTCACCGGTGCCTTCCGCCGGCCCCGCGAGCTGAACTGGATGATCGGGGTGACCCTCTTCCTGCTCGCGCTCCTGGAGGGGTTCTGCGGCTATTCGCTGCCCGACGACCTGCTGTCCGGCACGGGCCTGCGCACCGCCAATTCGATCGTGCTGTCGATCCCGGTCGTCGGGACCTATCTGAGCTTCTTCCTCTGGGCCGGTCCCTACCCGGGCGAGGCGATCGTCCGGCGGCTCTACATCGTGCACGTGCTCTTCGTGCCGGGCGTGATGATCGCCCTGATCGCCGCCCACCTGATCCTGGTCGTCTATCTGAAGCACACGCAGTGGGCCGGCCGGGGCAAGACCAACCGGAACGTGGTCGGGCAGCCGATGTACCCCCAGTTCATCGCCAAGTCCACCGGTCTGGCCCTGATGGTCGCGGGTGCCACGGCGATCCTCGGAGCCGTCGCCCAGATCAACCCCATCTGGGCCTACGGCCCCTACGTGCCGGACGTGGTGTCCACCGACGCACAGCCCGACTGGTACGTCGCGTTCCTGGAGGGCGCGCTGCGGCTGATGCCCGGCGTCGAGTGGAACGTGGCCGGGCACACCTTCATGTGGAACGTCCTCGTGCCCGCCGTCCTGCTGCCGGCCCTGCTGTTCCTGATCCTCTACATGTACCCCGTGTTCGAGCGGTGGGTGACGGGGGACCTCCGGGAGCACCACATCGCCGACCGGCCGCGCGACCATCCGACCCGGACCGGCCTCGGCGTGGCGGCCGTGGTGTGCTACGCCGTGCTGCTCATGGCGGGCGGCAACGATGTGCTGGCGTACGAGTTCGACGTCTCCGTCAACATGCTGACCTGGATCTTCCGGGTGGCCGTGTTCGTCGCGCCTGTCCTCGCCTACCACGTCACCAAGCGCGTGTGCCTGGCGATGCAGAAGCACGAGCGCACGCTGCTGGAGGAGGGCGAGGAGACCGGTGAGGTGATCCAGGACCTGGCCGGCGGGAT
Coding sequences within it:
- a CDS encoding hemerythrin domain-containing protein; amino-acid sequence: MESESGMLGELTADHQRIQRLFDQVRSAAPGSAERTSLVERISISAVRHLVAEREHLHPTVRRYVVDGDDWVEAQLAEGRELEWTLSALEAADPRGEEFVELLLAAGAGVTRHVLEQEQLVFPRLQALCPPDVLRAAGSGVRPTEESAPTRPRPRSPRSAPLVKVTAPAWGPLDRLRDVVTRRGRG
- a CDS encoding ubiquinol-cytochrome c reductase cytochrome b subunit, with protein sequence MLLRRRRARVRARGRQAGFQTYVVADRRAPVSELANQLLRKAFPDHWSFFLGEIALYSFIVLVVTGTYLTLYFDPSLAEVPYRGSYEPLQGLLVSKAYESTLHLSFDVRGGLLIRQMHHWSALVFVAAIGVHMLRIFFTGAFRRPRELNWMIGVTLFLLALLEGFCGYSLPDDLLSGTGLRTANSIVLSIPVVGTYLSFFLWAGPYPGEAIVRRLYIVHVLFVPGVMIALIAAHLILVVYLKHTQWAGRGKTNRNVVGQPMYPQFIAKSTGLALMVAGATAILGAVAQINPIWAYGPYVPDVVSTDAQPDWYVAFLEGALRLMPGVEWNVAGHTFMWNVLVPAVLLPALLFLILYMYPVFERWVTGDLREHHIADRPRDHPTRTGLGVAAVVCYAVLLMAGGNDVLAYEFDVSVNMLTWIFRVAVFVAPVLAYHVTKRVCLAMQKHERTLLEEGEETGEVIQDLAGGMGETHERLDQDTRYKLLVRDIPRPLVHPGADAPLHRRLQASLSSWYYRDRVDMPTTAEERLQITGRTADPVSEGAGGEGSEGEE
- a CDS encoding PepSY domain-containing protein, which translates into the protein MAHPPGSRTGRRRRFGFVVAAALLAGTAAACSGPPPTHPSEVLPQVETEYDRAIRKALDEVSGSRLVSVGLSRVNTVAPVWRTSVATEDGTEHLVRVGAAGGDVLGADVPAGQSAASKTRTGTLVAGAKLLPEEAVDRVRMPEYGKVTDVRLEKDATGRTVWSVTIETVGPHRVHAYRVDAVTGEVTGVAPAGSASPAPSPSSTPSPSGTPSATPAPSGSPSRPGAPSGSPSTSPPPGPARSGADGPA